A stretch of the Luteimonas sp. JM171 genome encodes the following:
- a CDS encoding flagellar motor protein, whose amino-acid sequence MDVFSIVGLVLALVSVLGGTVLKGSGLAALWSPAAFVIVIVGTLAAVLLQTPVAVFRRAMRIARWTLKPPVTDRQAMVEQLLEWSNSSRRQGLLWLEDQVAAQPDPFVRKGLQMLVDGVEPEAIRHMLELELQGEETQDLAATRVFEGMGIYAPTLGIVGAVLGLMAVMQNLADPSKLGPGIAAAFTATVYGIASANLLFLPMANKLKSVIARRSGERELVIEGLIAIAQGENPRNIEARLAGFLH is encoded by the coding sequence ATGGACGTTTTCAGCATCGTTGGTCTCGTACTTGCGCTGGTCTCGGTGCTCGGCGGCACCGTGCTCAAGGGCTCCGGCCTGGCCGCGCTGTGGTCGCCTGCCGCGTTCGTGATCGTGATCGTGGGAACGCTCGCCGCGGTGCTGCTGCAGACCCCGGTGGCCGTCTTCCGCAGGGCGATGCGGATTGCGCGCTGGACCCTGAAGCCGCCGGTGACCGACCGCCAGGCAATGGTCGAGCAGCTGCTGGAGTGGAGCAATTCCTCCCGCCGCCAGGGCCTGCTGTGGCTGGAGGACCAGGTGGCGGCGCAGCCCGATCCATTCGTGCGCAAGGGCCTGCAGATGCTGGTGGACGGGGTGGAGCCCGAGGCGATCCGGCACATGCTGGAGCTGGAACTGCAGGGCGAGGAGACCCAGGACCTCGCGGCCACCCGGGTCTTCGAGGGAATGGGCATCTATGCCCCCACGCTGGGCATCGTGGGCGCCGTGCTGGGGCTGATGGCGGTGATGCAGAACCTGGCCGATCCCAGCAAGCTGGGGCCCGGCATCGCCGCGGCGTTCACCGCCACCGTCTATGGCATCGCCTCGGCGAACCTGCTGTTCCTGCCCATGGCCAACAAGCTCAAGAGCGTGATCGCCCGCCGCAGCGGCGAGCGCGAGCTGGTGATCGAAGGCCTGATCGCGATTGCCCAGGGCGAAAACCCGCGCAACATCGAAGCGCGCCTGGCCGGCTTCCTGCACTGA
- the motD gene encoding flagellar motor protein MotD, which produces MTRRRHREEHVNHEAWAIPYADLMTLLLAFFVVMYAISSVNEGKYRVLADSLTSAFTGTPRTLDPFQVGDVRPSDSELVQPMPISMATRGGPDATRGPLDPPLQALIEATRSRGTGNTADAAALDAARRQLMKLSLQLEDELAEMVAARMITIERADLWLEVEINSDILFPTASDVLDPEARDLLARLARLLRDEPNPVRVEGHTDSRPISSYRFPSNWELSAARAASVVHLFIGEQVPPERLVMVGYGEHRPKVDNDGPAGHAANRRVVLMVLAAPDVPGAHHADLPPAVATTDAEPAAGEEA; this is translated from the coding sequence ATGACCCGGCGACGCCACCGCGAAGAACACGTCAACCATGAGGCATGGGCGATCCCGTACGCCGACCTCATGACGCTGCTGCTGGCCTTCTTCGTGGTCATGTACGCGATCTCGTCCGTCAACGAGGGCAAGTACCGCGTGCTCGCCGATTCGCTCACCAGTGCCTTCACCGGCACGCCGCGCACGCTCGATCCGTTCCAGGTTGGTGACGTGCGGCCGAGCGATTCCGAACTGGTGCAGCCGATGCCGATCTCCATGGCCACCCGCGGCGGTCCGGATGCCACGCGGGGACCGCTCGATCCCCCGCTGCAGGCGCTCATCGAAGCCACCAGGTCCCGGGGGACCGGCAATACCGCCGACGCGGCGGCCCTCGACGCCGCGCGCCGCCAGCTGATGAAGCTCTCCCTGCAACTGGAGGACGAGCTGGCCGAGATGGTCGCCGCGCGCATGATCACCATCGAGCGCGCGGACCTGTGGCTGGAGGTGGAGATCAACAGCGACATCCTGTTCCCCACCGCGTCCGATGTGCTCGATCCGGAGGCGCGCGATCTGCTGGCGCGCCTGGCGCGGCTCCTGCGCGACGAGCCCAACCCGGTCCGCGTGGAAGGCCACACCGACAGCCGACCGATCAGCAGCTACCGGTTCCCCTCCAACTGGGAGCTCTCCGCGGCGCGCGCCGCCTCGGTCGTCCACCTCTTCATCGGCGAACAGGTCCCGCCCGAGCGGCTGGTGATGGTGGGCTATGGCGAGCACCGCCCGAAGGTCGACAACGATGGTCCCGCCGGCCACGCCGCCAACCGCCGCGTGGTGCTGATGGTGCTGGCAGCGCCGGATGTCCCCGGCGCCCACCACGCGGACCTTCCGCCGGCCGTGGCCACGACGGATGCCGAACCCGCGGCCGGGGAGGAGGCGTGA
- a CDS encoding ParA family protein — translation MRVWAIANQKGGVGKTTTTLALGRSLAARGLPVLLVDLDPHASLTRAFGVAADPQPMGVANLFATPPAGLSDLLRPSAVEGLDFVCAQTSLATLERRSISQPGLGLALSQALSRHVGHEFVLLDCPPMLGLLVVNALAAADLLVVPTQCEPLALHGLEGMRRTGSMIERSRRRPLPTAILPTLFDRRTRAGRDTLARLHRDYRDQVWQHAVPIDTNVSNADFLAGQPSEGEKFPGRALPAYDRALDWLLQTDRAMERAA, via the coding sequence ATGCGCGTATGGGCCATTGCCAACCAGAAGGGCGGCGTGGGCAAGACCACGACCACACTGGCACTGGGGCGCTCGCTGGCCGCGCGCGGACTGCCGGTGCTGCTGGTGGACCTGGATCCGCACGCCTCCCTCACCCGTGCCTTCGGCGTCGCCGCCGATCCGCAGCCGATGGGCGTGGCCAACCTCTTCGCCACGCCGCCGGCCGGGCTGTCGGACCTGCTGAGGCCGTCGGCCGTGGAGGGCCTGGACTTCGTCTGTGCGCAGACATCGCTGGCCACGCTCGAGCGCCGCAGCATCAGCCAGCCCGGGCTCGGACTGGCACTGTCGCAGGCGCTCTCGCGCCACGTCGGCCACGAATTCGTGCTGCTCGACTGCCCGCCCATGCTGGGGCTGCTGGTGGTCAATGCCCTGGCCGCCGCCGACCTGCTGGTGGTACCGACCCAGTGCGAGCCGCTGGCGCTGCATGGGCTGGAGGGGATGCGCCGCACGGGATCGATGATCGAGCGTTCGCGGCGGCGGCCGCTGCCCACCGCCATCCTGCCCACCCTCTTCGACCGCCGCACGCGCGCCGGCCGGGACACCCTTGCGCGCCTGCACCGCGATTATCGCGACCAGGTCTGGCAGCACGCCGTGCCCATCGACACCAACGTCAGCAATGCGGACTTCCTGGCCGGGCAGCCGTCGGAAGGCGAGAAATTCCCGGGCCGCGCCCTGCCCGCCTACGACCGGGCCCTGGACTGGCTGCTGCAGACCGATCGGGCCATGGAGCGCGCGGCATGA
- a CDS encoding chemotaxis protein CheW — protein MSIGMHAIDEYVDMLLSPAPTPDPAPAGSAPATAMPALAPAALPPAAAPTLREQEPAAGPAPSRWLRLRCGNQVYALELLKIREVTLPAPLLPLRGTHPAVGGIMNLRGQVVPVIDLGVHFGGPPVEDSPDARVVILQDRHEVLGLRVSAVDDIVPVAAEGIEDARESRLAPVGDQRIQGIARPGGRVMLLLDASQLISAPLH, from the coding sequence ATGAGCATCGGCATGCACGCCATCGACGAATACGTCGACATGCTGCTCTCGCCAGCGCCGACGCCGGATCCGGCGCCGGCCGGATCCGCACCTGCAACGGCGATGCCTGCGCTGGCACCGGCAGCCCTTCCACCCGCGGCAGCGCCCACGCTGCGCGAACAGGAACCCGCAGCCGGCCCGGCGCCGTCACGCTGGCTCCGGCTGCGCTGCGGCAACCAGGTGTATGCGCTTGAATTGCTGAAGATCCGCGAGGTCACCCTGCCCGCGCCCCTGCTCCCGCTGCGGGGAACCCATCCGGCGGTGGGCGGGATCATGAACCTGCGCGGCCAGGTGGTCCCGGTGATCGACCTGGGCGTCCACTTTGGCGGGCCGCCGGTTGAGGACAGCCCCGACGCCCGGGTGGTCATCCTCCAGGATCGCCACGAAGTGCTCGGCCTTCGGGTCTCGGCGGTGGACGACATCGTCCCGGTCGCGGCCGAGGGCATCGAGGACGCGCGCGAATCCCGGCTGGCACCGGTCGGCGACCAGCGCATCCAGGGCATCGCCCGGCCGGGAGGCCGGGTGATGCTGCTGCTGGACGCAAGCCAGCTGATCTCGGCCCCGCTGCACTGA
- a CDS encoding STAS domain-containing protein: MAVATLDRDLGIEASGALKTALAAHLHAPSVELDAGGVERVHTAGLQVLLAWWQARESAGRQTRWSGCSETLRSAAATLGLATALGLDGLDDTHTHNGEQPS; encoded by the coding sequence ATGGCCGTCGCAACGCTGGACCGCGACCTTGGCATCGAGGCGAGCGGCGCGCTCAAGACCGCCCTTGCCGCCCATCTCCACGCGCCGAGCGTCGAGCTGGACGCCGGCGGCGTCGAACGCGTGCACACCGCCGGCCTGCAGGTGCTGCTGGCGTGGTGGCAGGCGCGCGAGTCCGCGGGCCGGCAGACCCGCTGGAGCGGCTGCAGCGAAACCCTGCGGTCGGCCGCGGCCACCCTGGGCCTGGCCACTGCCCTGGGCCTGGACGGATTGGATGACACCCACACCCACAACGGGGAGCAACCTTCATGA
- a CDS encoding response regulator, producing the protein MSARILVVDDSTSMRQMVSFALTSAGYDVEEAEDGVVAVDQARGSRFDAVITDVNMPNMDGITLIRELRQLPDYRFTPLLMLTTESGADRKSEGRAAGATGWLVKPFDPDQLVATVRRVLG; encoded by the coding sequence ATGAGCGCTCGCATACTGGTAGTGGACGACTCGACCTCGATGCGCCAGATGGTCTCGTTCGCACTGACCTCGGCCGGCTATGACGTGGAAGAAGCCGAGGACGGCGTGGTCGCCGTCGACCAGGCCCGCGGATCCCGCTTCGATGCGGTGATCACCGACGTCAACATGCCCAACATGGACGGCATCACCCTGATCAGGGAGCTGCGGCAGCTGCCGGACTACCGGTTCACGCCGCTGTTGATGCTCACCACGGAATCGGGCGCGGACCGCAAGTCCGAAGGCCGCGCCGCCGGTGCCACCGGCTGGCTGGTCAAGCCGTTCGACCCGGACCAGCTCGTCGCCACCGTGCGGCGCGTGCTCGGCTGA